Genomic window (Mycolicibacterium smegmatis):
ACCGCCCGATACAGGCCACGCGACATGATGTCCAACCCGACCGCCGCGTTCACCATCATCACCACCGCACCCTCGTGCACGATCGTGATCGCGTCACGGTCGGTGCGCCTCGCCAACGGCTCAAGATCGCTTCGCAGTTGCTGTATGCCCGCCATGGTCACGGCAACACCGAACGGCTCGATCACCAGGCACACCAACGGATGCCGGGGAAACATCGACAGTCGGCGGGATCTGCGTAGGGTGGCTTCGCGCGCCACCAGGTCCTCACCGAGGATGGTCTTGAGATTGCGGGCTGCCTCGGCCGTGGTCTCGTCGTGTTCGGTGTCGCGCAACCGCAGGTGCAGGCGCATCACCGGAATCAGCAGCTCGACGAGTTCGGTCTCTTCCGGGGTCAGCGCGCTGTCCCGGCGTATCTCGAGCCATGCCGAGCGTCCCCCACTGACGACAGGAAACCCCGCGGTGCCCGCTCCGTTCGTCGGACGATCGAGCAGTCGTACCGTCGCATCGAGCGCGCCGCCCAGTTCGTCGAGCAGACGGCTGAGGTCGTCCGCCGCGCCCAGCAGATCGGCCGGCACCGTGAAGCCCTTACGGGCAGCGCGGGTGGTGTGAGCCATCTGCATGAGCTTGTCGATCTGCGCTCGAACGTCATCAACCGGTGCGGCCTCCATCACCCACAACAGCGCCACGCCGTGGCGACGGGCGTGCGCAACCACCGGCCGGGGCGGGTTGACCGGCCGTGATGGGGTGATGACCACCGCGGCGGGGCGTTTGGCCAGCAACGGCTCAAGCGTCGTGAGCAGGTTCGGTAGCGGGCCGTTCGGGCGATGTGGCGCCCAGTCGAGGACCACCAGCGCGCCGTCGAGCGACGCTGCGTCGGAGGCGCGTTCGGCGTCCATCACGGATTGGACGGCCACGGTCGGATCGTACGGCGGTGCCGCGATCTGCGCTCCGATGGCCGCACCGATTTCGGCAAGCGTGGGACCCACACTTCCCACACCGTGTTCGGGTGCACCTGTGTGCTGCACTTGAGGCAGAGTAACGGTGTGTTGTCCATTCCGCCGGTCGACCTCATTGAAGCTGCCGCAGACCCGGCCTCGCGTCGGCGACAGTTCGAGCTCCTGGATGCCGCATTCTCCGAGGTCGGGTACGTCCACGTCGTCGGCCATCGGATCCCGTCTTCGGTGTTCACCGAGCTCTACGCCGTCACGCGGCGCTTCTTCGGTCTCCCGGCGGAGGAGAAGAGCAAGGTAGCGCAGCCGACACCTGAGCAGGTGCGCGGATGGTCCGGGGCCGGCTCGGAGGGTATGGCCTATTCCCTGGGGGAAGAAACGCACGCCGACCTCAAGGAGAAGATGGACATCGGCCCTGTGACGGGGCCCACCATCGGGCAACCGGGCGCCGGGCCGATGGCATACCTGAACCTGTGGCCGGAGCTGCCGGAGTTCCGGACGGCGTGGGAGTGCTACTACCAGCACATGCAACGGGTGGGCGCCGAACTGCTGGCCTTGGCCGCCGAGGGATTCGGACTGAGCCGGCAGCATTTCGTGCCGTTGTTCGACGCCGAGTTGAGCATGCTTCGCGCACTGCACTTTCCGCCGCAGCCCGAGCCGCCCCTACCCCATCAATTCCGTGCCGGTATTCACACCGACTACGGCGCCTTCACCGTGGTCTCCGCCGAATCGACACCAGGAGGGTTGCAGGTCCTCGAGGCTGACGGTGAGTGGTTGGAGGTGAACACCACCCCGGCCACGCTGGTGGTGCTGGTCGGGGATCTGCTCGCGGAGTGGACGGGAAATCACTGGCCGGCGACGTTGCACCGCACGGCCAATCCTCCGCGGTCGGTGGCGTTCGAGAACTCAAGGCTGGCGTTCGCGTTCTACCAGCATCCGAACTGGGATGTCGAGGTTG
Coding sequences:
- a CDS encoding PucR family transcriptional regulator — protein: MQHTGAPEHGVGSVGPTLAEIGAAIGAQIAAPPYDPTVAVQSVMDAERASDAASLDGALVVLDWAPHRPNGPLPNLLTTLEPLLAKRPAAVVITPSRPVNPPRPVVAHARRHGVALLWVMEAAPVDDVRAQIDKLMQMAHTTRAARKGFTVPADLLGAADDLSRLLDELGGALDATVRLLDRPTNGAGTAGFPVVSGGRSAWLEIRRDSALTPEETELVELLIPVMRLHLRLRDTEHDETTAEAARNLKTILGEDLVAREATLRRSRRLSMFPRHPLVCLVIEPFGVAVTMAGIQQLRSDLEPLARRTDRDAITIVHEGAVVMMVNAAVGLDIMSRGLYRAVRTPLVIGASDEVTAPRSYPGAFRQAQRAVAVGRRVGGVNRVTRYRDLGILGLLYQLPEHARRGFVTETLGSVADDTPDALDQRRILRTLRATDCNITESARKLFIHPNTLRARINRIESITGQFLNDPAKRMNIFTALAMFSLDSNPEGE
- a CDS encoding isopenicillin N synthase family dioxygenase, whose product is MLSIPPVDLIEAAADPASRRRQFELLDAAFSEVGYVHVVGHRIPSSVFTELYAVTRRFFGLPAEEKSKVAQPTPEQVRGWSGAGSEGMAYSLGEETHADLKEKMDIGPVTGPTIGQPGAGPMAYLNLWPELPEFRTAWECYYQHMQRVGAELLALAAEGFGLSRQHFVPLFDAELSMLRALHFPPQPEPPLPHQFRAGIHTDYGAFTVVSAESTPGGLQVLEADGEWLEVNTTPATLVVLVGDLLAEWTGNHWPATLHRTANPPRSVAFENSRLAFAFYQHPNWDVEVAELSPFAGGAAHATDDALVSGRHLAEKYVRQTTFGTSDPTV